Proteins from a genomic interval of Fluviispira vulneris:
- a CDS encoding ABC-F family ATP-binding cassette domain-containing protein has product MSSAPYLSCYNLSTSYGSTQLFNNLSFTVHPGERWGIVGPNGAGKSTLFRLITGTQDADTGSISIRNGIRVAIVNQKYSFDIEKTVEEILRDSLPEEYDLDLQIKKIEEEIDKHSLLAEENPDITSDLQWGEKLSDLNDKLINISGVGTDNVILSALKAGKLLSLRDRRFKNLSGGQQKCVQIVSALLKNPQLILLDEPTNHLDVQTVDWLEEFLLEVVEQGVGLFGFKPKNESTEPVAFVIISHDRALLDTLVNKILEIEAGESKQYDGNYEAYSQLKLENEIVEQKTRSKMANLMRRELAWLRTGAKARTTKQKSRIDRALALDKTLNAKNQKANLPKNAEMNFDALMTDEQRNNEDNIIPVVRNLGEQELVRFKNVSIKHPAAADDNHFVFQNLEFVIKPKMRIALLGPNGCGKSTLMNLVVNQIKPDLGEITYHELVKISHFDQQRQKLDPNETVRSTIAPEGEYVHFAGKYMHIMSYLDRFLFFKFDANRKVGELSGGEQARLLLAKLMLEQGNLLILDEPTNDLDISTLQVLEKNLCDFQGGVLFTSHDRYFVQRVATGLFTFLGEKNKNGIRTGEWLMLPDLDQALESMEKYKEIDPNKKPTEKAPLEVENKNANSQTKKAKLSFKEQRELDEIEKKIENLEANIEQLAQKLENAYANNLPYNETALISSEIQTKQSDLDLCYLKWEELSTKNS; this is encoded by the coding sequence ATGTCATCTGCACCCTATTTAAGCTGTTACAACCTATCAACGAGTTATGGATCTACCCAATTATTCAACAATCTTTCCTTTACGGTTCATCCTGGGGAAAGATGGGGAATTGTGGGGCCCAATGGGGCAGGAAAATCAACTTTATTCCGACTTATAACAGGCACTCAAGATGCAGATACAGGTTCCATCTCCATTCGCAATGGGATTCGAGTGGCAATTGTCAATCAGAAATATTCCTTTGACATTGAAAAAACTGTCGAAGAAATTCTAAGAGATTCTCTTCCAGAAGAATATGATCTCGACCTCCAAATTAAAAAAATTGAAGAAGAAATAGATAAACATTCCCTTCTAGCTGAAGAAAACCCAGACATAACCAGTGACCTCCAATGGGGTGAAAAACTAAGTGATTTAAATGACAAACTTATAAATATCTCAGGCGTCGGCACGGACAATGTTATATTAAGTGCACTTAAAGCTGGTAAACTCCTCTCATTACGTGATCGTCGGTTCAAAAATTTATCCGGTGGCCAGCAAAAATGCGTGCAAATCGTTTCTGCTCTCTTAAAAAACCCACAACTTATACTTCTCGACGAACCAACGAACCACTTAGATGTACAAACTGTCGATTGGCTAGAAGAGTTTTTACTTGAAGTTGTTGAACAGGGAGTTGGGCTCTTTGGCTTTAAACCAAAAAATGAATCAACCGAACCCGTTGCTTTTGTGATTATTTCCCATGACCGTGCTCTTCTCGATACCTTAGTAAATAAAATTCTAGAAATTGAGGCTGGGGAATCTAAACAATATGATGGCAATTATGAAGCTTATAGCCAACTTAAACTTGAAAATGAAATTGTTGAGCAAAAAACCCGCTCGAAAATGGCTAACCTCATGCGTCGAGAATTGGCTTGGTTGCGCACAGGCGCTAAAGCCAGAACAACGAAACAGAAATCGCGTATAGATAGAGCACTGGCACTGGATAAAACATTAAATGCAAAGAATCAAAAAGCCAATTTACCTAAAAATGCTGAAATGAATTTCGATGCCCTAATGACAGATGAGCAAAGGAATAATGAAGATAATATTATTCCGGTGGTAAGAAATTTAGGTGAACAAGAACTTGTCCGCTTTAAAAATGTGTCCATAAAACATCCAGCAGCGGCAGATGACAATCACTTTGTTTTTCAAAATTTAGAATTTGTAATCAAACCTAAAATGCGCATTGCTCTTTTGGGACCAAATGGCTGCGGCAAATCAACCTTAATGAATTTAGTCGTGAACCAAATAAAACCAGATCTTGGTGAAATCACTTATCATGAGCTTGTGAAAATATCTCACTTCGATCAACAAAGACAAAAACTCGATCCCAATGAAACAGTCCGCTCAACCATTGCACCGGAAGGTGAATATGTGCATTTTGCTGGTAAATATATGCATATTATGAGCTATTTGGATCGTTTTCTATTTTTTAAATTTGACGCCAATCGAAAAGTTGGAGAACTCTCTGGTGGAGAACAAGCTCGACTCTTGCTTGCCAAACTTATGCTTGAACAAGGCAATTTATTGATCCTTGACGAACCGACCAATGATCTTGATATATCGACCCTGCAAGTGCTTGAAAAAAATCTGTGCGATTTCCAAGGTGGTGTTTTATTTACGAGTCATGATCGTTACTTTGTTCAACGGGTTGCCACTGGGTTATTTACCTTTTTAGGTGAGAAAAATAAAAATGGCATCCGCACCGGTGAGTGGCTTATGTTACCCGATCTGGATCAAGCGCTTGAGTCCATGGAAAAATACAAAGAAATAGACCCTAACAAAAAGCCAACTGAGAAAGCACCACTTGAGGTTGAAAATAAAAATGCAAATTCTCAAACAAAAAAAGCAAAACTCAGTTTTAAGGAACAAAGAGAACTTGATGAAATCGAAAAAAAGATCGAAAATCTTGAAGCAAATATTGAGCAATTAGCACAGAAATTAGAAAATGCATATGCAAATAATTTACCATATAACGAAACAGCTTTAATTTCGTCTGAAATCCAAACAAAGCAAAGCGATCTTGATTTATGTTACTTAAAATGGGAAGAGTTATCTACCAAAAACTCCTAA
- a CDS encoding TatD family hydrolase, translated as MSGDVGYAQRYFCSGGRSIFTWENFCKINNPYLIDAHFHLNYLKDIKKSIELALEASVKSGIVAGVWNNDTLEHLALKDNNSIESLIFLKKDLQQLNTLKNNEFICFLAHGLHPMSVHEKWLNADGSCHNENIQSDIQKFKEILYKNINYIWAIGETGFDLSKDILQSEKCKNLNKQDIIFLQNIAFEICVQAAVQYNLPLIMHLRGSWSLCLNKIKWAKSKGVKKIMVHCFSGPAEDMKTLARMSIYCSFGGVPTWERAVKNRNAFLQCDPNFLMLETDSPDLPPELPDQPKLEKNEPKYLKNIAEILAIYANSDLDYFIKNSNKNILNFLGVFGR; from the coding sequence ATGTCAGGTGACGTTGGCTATGCCCAAAGATATTTCTGTTCAGGGGGTAGAAGTATTTTTACGTGGGAAAATTTCTGCAAAATAAATAATCCTTATTTAATCGATGCGCATTTTCATTTAAACTATCTAAAAGATATTAAAAAATCGATTGAGCTAGCACTTGAAGCTTCTGTTAAATCAGGAATAGTCGCCGGTGTGTGGAATAATGACACACTTGAACATTTAGCTTTAAAAGATAATAATTCTATTGAAAGTTTAATATTTTTAAAAAAAGATTTACAGCAATTAAATACATTAAAAAATAATGAATTCATCTGTTTTTTAGCGCATGGATTACATCCTATGTCAGTGCATGAAAAATGGCTCAATGCGGATGGTAGCTGTCATAATGAAAATATTCAAAGCGATATTCAAAAATTCAAAGAAATTTTATATAAAAATATAAATTATATTTGGGCCATTGGTGAAACAGGCTTCGACCTTTCTAAAGATATTTTGCAAAGCGAAAAGTGTAAGAATTTAAATAAACAAGATATTATTTTTTTACAAAATATTGCATTTGAAATTTGTGTGCAAGCTGCTGTTCAATATAATTTGCCGCTTATTATGCATTTAAGAGGAAGTTGGAGTCTTTGTCTTAACAAAATTAAATGGGCAAAAAGTAAGGGCGTAAAAAAAATAATGGTTCATTGCTTCAGTGGCCCAGCTGAAGATATGAAAACTTTAGCTCGAATGTCTATATATTGTTCATTTGGTGGCGTTCCTACCTGGGAAAGAGCTGTAAAAAATCGTAATGCTTTTTTACAATGTGATCCTAATTTTCTTATGCTCGAAACCGATTCTCCCGATTTGCCTCCAGAATTACCCGACCAACCTAAATTAGAAAAAAATGAACCAAAATATTTAAAAAATATTGCAGAAATTTTGGCTATATATGCAAATTCAGATTTGGATTATTTTATAAAAAATTCTAATAAAAATATTCTAAATTTTTTAGGAGTTTTTGGTAGATAA
- a CDS encoding Fur family transcriptional regulator: MILKQGQKTSSPMTTAQIEKRLNDVGVSATAQRIAICKYILCEADHPTAEDIKNWTDLNFPKLSRATVYNTLEILVQAGLLKELKLPHTGKIVYDTNVEEHFHFLDSATGKLFDVSPEECQVTLAMPKDISVQGVEVFLRGKISAK, encoded by the coding sequence ATGATTTTAAAACAAGGCCAAAAAACATCAAGTCCAATGACGACCGCGCAAATTGAAAAGCGGTTAAATGATGTGGGTGTTTCAGCAACTGCCCAGAGGATTGCAATTTGTAAATATATTTTATGTGAAGCAGATCACCCGACTGCAGAAGACATTAAAAACTGGACTGACCTCAACTTCCCAAAGCTCAGTCGTGCAACAGTTTATAATACCCTTGAAATATTGGTCCAAGCAGGCCTTTTAAAAGAGCTAAAATTACCACATACCGGAAAAATCGTTTATGATACCAATGTTGAAGAACATTTTCATTTTTTAGACAGCGCAACAGGAAAACTTTTCGATGTTTCTCCTGAAGAATGTCAGGTGACGTTGGCTATGCCCAAAGATATTTCTGTTCAGGGGGTAGAAGTATTTTTACGTGGGAAAATTTCTGCAAAATAA
- a CDS encoding trimeric intracellular cation channel family protein, with amino-acid sequence MLLAILDYSGSFAFCVSGASIAASRRMDLFGIFVMTVIAGFGGGCLRDVLIGKTPPTVFNTPAYWIIALCATFLVYFFNIQNKYVEKIIVLFDALGLAFFTVVGVKVGIQTGLSNYQCVLMGVITACFGGITRDVIINRVPYVFQNEIYGGFALLGGILYFVLRNYMNEGIPDLIVIPLIFSMRMISVWKNWHLPRAGEVSIRKRKFPMTRKPTSRPNS; translated from the coding sequence ATGTTGCTGGCAATTCTTGATTACAGTGGATCTTTTGCTTTTTGTGTCAGTGGTGCATCGATTGCTGCTTCACGCAGAATGGATCTTTTTGGCATTTTTGTCATGACCGTGATTGCAGGGTTTGGTGGTGGGTGTCTGCGGGATGTCCTAATTGGCAAAACCCCCCCCACTGTATTTAACACGCCTGCTTACTGGATTATTGCTTTGTGTGCCACTTTTTTAGTCTATTTTTTCAATATACAAAATAAGTATGTCGAGAAAATTATTGTTTTATTCGATGCTCTTGGTCTTGCTTTCTTTACTGTAGTTGGGGTCAAAGTGGGAATTCAAACAGGTCTTTCGAACTATCAATGTGTTCTTATGGGCGTTATCACGGCTTGTTTTGGTGGTATCACACGTGATGTGATTATCAATCGAGTTCCTTATGTTTTTCAAAATGAAATCTATGGAGGTTTTGCTCTATTAGGAGGGATATTATATTTTGTCCTGCGCAATTATATGAATGAAGGAATTCCAGATCTCATTGTTATTCCTCTTATTTTTTCAATGCGTATGATCTCTGTGTGGAAAAATTGGCATTTGCCAAGAGCCGGCGAAGTTTCTATACGCAAACGTAAGTTTCCCATGACGAGGAAACCAACTTCAAGGCCAAATAGTTAA
- a CDS encoding chloride channel protein, producing the protein MTYIEKMRYFRGKYFVHKSAFFQKRDFFLCFLSLIIGIFIGFLAEALKLVINIVTNLFYFGKFSLTEASPAQHHLGYWAFFMPIIGGLIIGLIARFINPAVYGHGIPETMEKILLNDSIISKRLLILKPTAAAVSVGSGGPFGDEGPIIATGGILGSTIGQFIKTSSYERKILLSAGVAGAVSSAFGSPLGGIFLAVELMLYEFKARSLIPAALSVIAAEFIRMKFIGDDLVFPMSSVSLPSASSEIFCFFIIGIISGIIAVGITHCVHYLENDYTKIPLHWMWWPAIGGIGVGAIGLLEPKILGAGYSTITQILNGHILANSIVLLFILKFLAWLIAVSSRTTAGTLAPLFMMGSALGVTLYGILIYFFPLINLDIKTVALVGMAALFCGVTRAFLASVFITLESTHQFWAAVPVLTGCVSSYIVSLFLMQHSILTKELEKKGVSFLDEVNAKKTENDLQQKPNDVY; encoded by the coding sequence ATGACTTACATTGAAAAAATGCGTTATTTCAGAGGAAAGTATTTTGTACATAAGTCAGCATTTTTTCAAAAACGTGATTTTTTTCTCTGCTTTTTGAGCCTAATAATCGGAATTTTTATTGGATTTCTTGCTGAAGCTTTAAAACTTGTCATAAATATTGTGACAAATTTATTTTATTTTGGAAAATTTTCTTTAACAGAAGCATCACCTGCACAACATCATTTAGGCTACTGGGCTTTTTTTATGCCAATTATAGGTGGTCTTATTATTGGATTGATTGCAAGATTTATCAACCCAGCAGTTTATGGTCATGGTATTCCAGAAACTATGGAAAAAATATTACTGAATGACAGTATTATTTCTAAAAGATTATTGATTTTAAAACCAACTGCTGCAGCAGTATCAGTTGGTTCTGGTGGTCCTTTTGGGGATGAAGGTCCAATAATAGCAACTGGTGGTATTCTTGGTTCTACAATTGGTCAATTTATTAAAACGTCATCCTATGAAAGAAAAATTTTATTGAGTGCGGGGGTTGCAGGAGCTGTTTCGTCAGCATTTGGCAGTCCATTAGGAGGCATTTTCTTAGCAGTCGAATTAATGTTATATGAATTTAAAGCAAGATCCCTAATACCAGCAGCACTTTCTGTCATAGCGGCTGAATTTATAAGAATGAAATTCATTGGAGATGATCTCGTTTTTCCAATGTCTTCTGTATCATTGCCTTCAGCTTCGAGTGAAATATTTTGTTTTTTTATTATCGGTATTATTTCGGGTATTATTGCAGTTGGAATCACTCATTGTGTGCATTATTTAGAAAATGATTATACAAAAATTCCTTTACACTGGATGTGGTGGCCTGCAATCGGTGGCATAGGTGTGGGTGCTATTGGATTATTAGAACCAAAAATACTGGGAGCGGGTTATTCAACCATTACACAGATATTAAACGGACATATTCTTGCTAATTCTATTGTTTTATTATTTATTTTAAAATTTTTAGCTTGGCTCATTGCAGTGAGTAGTAGAACAACAGCTGGTACCTTAGCACCATTATTTATGATGGGGAGTGCATTAGGTGTTACTTTATATGGTATTTTAATTTATTTTTTTCCTTTAATTAATCTTGACATAAAAACGGTTGCATTGGTCGGTATGGCAGCGCTTTTTTGCGGAGTGACCCGGGCTTTTCTTGCTTCTGTGTTTATCACTTTGGAATCAACCCATCAGTTTTGGGCAGCCGTACCCGTGCTCACAGGTTGCGTTTCTTCTTATATTGTTTCTTTATTTTTAATGCAGCATTCTATACTGACAAAAGAGCTTGAGAAAAAAGGAGTTTCTTTTTTAGATGAGGTGAATGCAAAAAAGACTGAGAATGATTTACAGCAAAAACCAAATGATGTTTATTGA
- a CDS encoding cysteine desulfurase family protein: protein MNKFIENFVLPTEWMNSSPQKIESISFGGIKLPQNTIYLDFASSTPLDKRILEKMTPWMLGYFANSANRLHPMGELTEHALGWARTTLAKVFSVSFDEVIFTGSATESNNLFIRGLVENPHRKRNKIVYCATEHSSIIVTANTLKALSNNIQIAELPVDEYGQIIIEIAERIIDENTLCVCVMDVNNETGVRQLQLDKIRKISSDCGALLHVDASQGFARSQLIAEGVDYDSLTISSAKIYGPKGAAALILKRRKPKIKLQAQLTGGGHEFDLRSSTPNIAAIMGFTYACLYQQQETRERIKYYEFLENAFCDELNKHIQVNFYANKMQKIAGILTISFQGVNAMKLLEETKTVCASVGSACKTLQATASHVLVAMGVELENTLASFRVSFGLTNSEQEVREAAKLLAQTAHQLREKSATLL from the coding sequence ATGAATAAATTTATAGAAAACTTTGTTCTCCCCACAGAATGGATGAATTCAAGTCCACAAAAAATCGAATCTATTTCTTTTGGTGGAATAAAACTTCCTCAAAATACAATTTATCTTGATTTTGCCTCAAGCACACCGCTTGACAAAAGAATTTTAGAAAAAATGACACCTTGGATGCTTGGTTATTTTGCAAATTCCGCTAATAGATTGCATCCAATGGGAGAATTAACTGAACATGCTTTAGGTTGGGCTCGCACAACGTTAGCAAAAGTTTTTTCTGTTTCATTTGATGAAGTTATTTTTACCGGAAGCGCAACAGAAAGTAACAACTTATTTATAAGAGGGCTTGTCGAGAACCCCCATAGAAAGAGAAATAAAATTGTTTATTGTGCAACTGAGCATTCTAGTATTATTGTAACAGCAAATACTTTAAAAGCTCTTTCTAATAACATTCAAATTGCTGAATTACCTGTCGATGAATATGGACAAATAATTATTGAAATTGCTGAACGCATTATCGATGAAAATACATTATGTGTCTGTGTTATGGATGTAAATAACGAAACAGGTGTCAGACAGTTACAACTTGATAAAATCAGAAAAATTTCTTCAGATTGCGGAGCACTTCTCCATGTGGATGCCTCTCAAGGATTTGCCCGCAGTCAATTGATTGCTGAAGGTGTCGATTACGACTCCTTAACAATATCATCGGCAAAAATATATGGGCCAAAAGGAGCTGCAGCCCTTATTTTAAAAAGAAGAAAACCTAAAATAAAATTACAAGCGCAATTAACTGGAGGAGGCCATGAATTTGATCTGCGTTCAAGCACGCCAAATATTGCTGCAATCATGGGCTTTACGTATGCGTGTCTTTATCAACAACAAGAAACTAGAGAACGAATCAAGTATTACGAGTTTCTAGAAAATGCTTTTTGCGATGAATTAAATAAACACATACAAGTTAATTTTTATGCAAACAAAATGCAAAAGATTGCCGGGATATTGACAATCTCTTTTCAGGGCGTAAATGCTATGAAACTTTTAGAAGAAACAAAAACTGTCTGCGCCAGTGTCGGCAGTGCATGTAAAACCCTCCAAGCAACTGCGAGTCATGTACTTGTGGCTATGGGTGTAGAGCTTGAAAATACTTTAGCGAGTTTTCGAGTGAGTTTTGGTTTAACAAACTCTGAACAAGAGGTAAGAGAAGCGGCAAAATTACTTGCACAAACAGCTCATCAATTAAGAGAAAAATCTGCAACTCTTTTATAA
- a CDS encoding FAD-dependent oxidoreductase, with the protein MDLNVLIVGGGIHGTGLLHDLATRNVPGVHLVEKSLLSSGTSSKSTKLVHGGLRYLEHLNQWGLVHEALKERAILLRLLRDIVKPLPFVLPNFKGDKRPPWLIRMGLFFYDLLAGDGGLPSASTINKKNILSYAPYLNPEKVEKEMISAFQYYDAQMLDDVITRIVAEAAVKLGASYEENAKVTEVIPIQDGYKVTIVSKDSTKTLTTRTIVNASGAWCNANLLNWNIIPNITCLLNLGTHIVFNPEAVPNGDITKNSATLIQEPDGRIVFFIPWFGKWLYGTTESILVGEPSHVRYPEEDKAYLMHTAKETLNLHDAEKNISEIFCGVRCMPLHVKANIKNFNSTWNNEPFNSPFYVRQLDKNISGLSRETVLDEVLPGLITIYGGKYTTYRSISEKIGALLSRKLKLGSSTGTHLAENWFLSELMQEKPSLFSSSANLRQM; encoded by the coding sequence ATGGATTTGAATGTTCTAATCGTCGGCGGAGGAATACACGGAACAGGGCTTTTGCACGATCTTGCGACTCGCAATGTACCGGGCGTGCACTTAGTTGAAAAAAGTTTACTTTCTTCAGGAACATCAAGCAAAAGCACAAAGCTTGTGCATGGGGGGCTTAGATATCTTGAACACCTCAATCAATGGGGACTTGTGCATGAAGCTCTTAAAGAAAGAGCTATTTTATTACGTTTACTTAGAGATATAGTTAAACCTCTGCCCTTTGTTCTACCTAATTTTAAAGGTGACAAAAGACCACCTTGGTTAATTCGCATGGGGCTCTTCTTTTATGATCTTTTGGCAGGAGATGGCGGGTTGCCATCTGCTAGTACAATAAATAAAAAAAATATTCTTAGCTACGCACCTTATTTAAATCCTGAAAAAGTTGAAAAAGAAATGATAAGTGCATTTCAATATTACGATGCACAAATGCTTGATGATGTAATTACAAGGATTGTTGCTGAAGCTGCTGTAAAACTCGGAGCGAGTTATGAAGAAAATGCTAAAGTAACTGAAGTCATTCCTATCCAGGATGGATATAAAGTAACAATTGTCAGCAAAGATTCTACCAAAACTTTAACTACCAGAACAATTGTGAATGCCTCTGGCGCTTGGTGCAATGCAAATCTATTAAATTGGAATATTATCCCAAATATCACATGTCTATTGAATCTAGGCACGCACATAGTCTTTAACCCCGAAGCTGTGCCCAACGGTGATATTACAAAAAATTCTGCGACACTTATTCAAGAACCTGATGGAAGAATCGTATTTTTTATACCATGGTTTGGTAAATGGCTCTATGGCACCACAGAATCTATTCTTGTCGGTGAACCGTCCCATGTTCGTTATCCGGAAGAAGATAAAGCTTATCTTATGCACACCGCTAAAGAAACACTCAATTTGCACGATGCTGAAAAAAATATTTCTGAAATTTTCTGTGGTGTCCGTTGTATGCCTCTGCATGTAAAAGCAAATATTAAAAATTTTAACTCTACTTGGAATAATGAACCTTTTAATTCACCCTTTTATGTAAGACAACTTGATAAAAATATATCCGGTTTATCGAGAGAAACAGTTCTCGACGAAGTTCTGCCAGGATTAATTACAATTTATGGTGGGAAATACACAACATATCGTTCTATTTCAGAAAAAATAGGTGCTCTCCTTTCACGAAAATTAAAATTAGGATCTTCGACAGGAACACACTTAGCTGAAAATTGGTTTTTATCTGAACTCATGCAAGAAAAACCCAGTTTATTTTCATCCTCTGCCAATCTTCGTCAGATGTAA